A window from Thermodesulfobacteriota bacterium encodes these proteins:
- a CDS encoding anti-sigma factor: MDCRGAREAISAYVDGETAPEETARIREHLAACPECRALEARMRALGDGVLRLRCEPSEGFRDAVFARLDAENALPRKAGRLARPWHWAAVPLAAAAAVVLFLVASREPVLERIATAPDAPRVETQGTARIEPPATARVEAPTPRRDTPESAVPDAVPEKTASAAPGLSAEEMEMIALLDVLSGEAFEAGEDPEPLELLAPEEGA, translated from the coding sequence ATGGACTGCCGCGGAGCGAGGGAAGCGATCAGCGCATACGTGGACGGGGAGACGGCGCCCGAGGAAACGGCGCGCATCCGGGAGCACCTCGCCGCCTGTCCGGAGTGCAGGGCCCTCGAGGCGCGGATGCGGGCGCTGGGGGACGGCGTCCTCCGATTGCGCTGCGAGCCGTCGGAAGGTTTCCGGGACGCGGTGTTCGCGCGCCTCGACGCGGAGAACGCCCTTCCGCGGAAGGCGGGGCGGCTCGCCCGACCGTGGCATTGGGCGGCGGTCCCGCTGGCGGCCGCAGCGGCGGTCGTGCTATTCCTCGTCGCCTCCCGCGAGCCGGTCCTTGAGCGCATCGCGACGGCTCCGGACGCTCCCCGCGTCGAGACCCAGGGGACGGCCCGCATCGAGCCGCCGGCGACGGCCCGCGTCGAAGCGCCTACCCCGCGACGGGATACCCCGGAAAGCGCCGTTCCCGATGCCGTGCCGGAAAAAACCGCGTCCGCCGCCCCCGGGCTTTCCGCGGAGGAGATGGAGATGATCGCCCTGCTGGACGTCCTTTCCGGCGAGGCGTTCGAAGCCGGGGAAGATCCGGAGCCGCTGGAGCTGCTGGCCCCCGAGGAAGGCGCATGA
- a CDS encoding RNA polymerase sigma factor codes for MRTDEELMAQFRDGSREAFEEIFSRHHRAVVRFAYRMTGDAASAEEAAQEIFLRIARAAAAYRPTAKFTTWMYTIARRATLNFLRDTAVEGDRVPVLSTDDPDDGPGGIPLPAPADGNPETAAWGAELAERFRTALRGLPEGYRAAFVLNRGDGLSYEETAAVLEITVQAVKTRIFRARGMLLRALSEDVR; via the coding sequence ATGCGGACCGACGAAGAGCTGATGGCCCAGTTCCGCGACGGAAGCCGGGAGGCTTTCGAGGAGATCTTTTCGCGGCATCATCGGGCCGTGGTCCGCTTCGCTTACCGGATGACCGGCGACGCTGCCTCAGCGGAAGAGGCGGCCCAGGAGATCTTCCTTCGGATCGCCCGGGCCGCCGCCGCTTACCGCCCGACCGCGAAATTCACCACATGGATGTATACGATCGCCCGCCGCGCCACGCTGAATTTCCTGCGGGACACCGCGGTGGAGGGGGACAGGGTCCCGGTCCTGTCCACGGACGATCCGGACGACGGGCCGGGAGGGATCCCGCTCCCCGCGCCCGCCGACGGGAATCCCGAAACGGCGGCGTGGGGCGCCGAGCTCGCGGAGCGTTTCCGGACCGCCCTCCGCGGACTTCCGGAAGGGTACCGCGCCGCCTTCGTCCTGAACCGCGGAGACGGATTGTCCTACGAGGAAACGGCCGCGGTCCTGGAGATCACGGTGCAGGCGGTGAAGACGCGCATCTTCCGGGCACGCGGGATGCTCCTGCGGGCCCTCTCGGAGGATGTCCGGTGA